One window from the genome of Deinococcus sp. NW-56 encodes:
- a CDS encoding 1,4-dihydroxy-6-naphthoate synthase: MSLPPALDLGYSFCPNDTFIFYALHAGRVPAPLPVRERLEDVQTLNEWAREGRLPVTKISYRAYFEVMDRYVALRAGGALGRGVGPLVVAREELGDLNGRRVASPGNLTTADLLLRLAYPEVQLTPMRYDEVMPAVARGEYDAGLIIHESRFTYPQHGLVKLMDLGAWWEGETGLPLPLGAILVRRDLPLEVQRGLNAAVRESLEYAYAHPAEPKAYIREHALEMGDDVMQAHIDLYVNDFSRDVGEEGERAVRELYRRAVAVGAARPSNLPLFVQE, translated from the coding sequence ATGAGCCTTCCTCCCGCCCTCGACCTCGGCTACTCCTTCTGTCCCAACGACACTTTCATCTTCTACGCGCTGCACGCGGGCCGGGTCCCGGCGCCGCTGCCGGTGCGCGAGCGGCTCGAAGACGTGCAGACCCTCAACGAGTGGGCGCGGGAGGGCCGCCTCCCCGTCACCAAGATCAGCTACCGCGCCTACTTCGAGGTGATGGACCGCTACGTCGCCCTCCGCGCGGGCGGGGCGCTGGGGCGCGGCGTGGGGCCGCTGGTGGTGGCGCGGGAGGAACTGGGGGACCTCAACGGCAGACGGGTCGCCTCGCCGGGCAACCTCACGACCGCCGACCTGTTGCTGCGGCTGGCTTACCCAGAGGTGCAGCTCACGCCGATGCGCTACGACGAGGTCATGCCCGCCGTGGCGCGGGGCGAGTACGATGCCGGGCTGATCATCCACGAGTCGCGCTTCACGTACCCGCAGCATGGGCTGGTCAAGTTGATGGACCTCGGCGCGTGGTGGGAGGGCGAGACGGGATTGCCGTTGCCCCTGGGCGCGATCTTGGTGCGGCGCGACCTGCCGCTGGAGGTGCAGCGCGGCCTGAACGCGGCGGTGCGGGAGAGCCTGGAGTACGCCTACGCGCACCCGGCCGAACCCAAGGCCTATATCCGGGAGCACGCGCTGGAGATGGGCGACGACGTGATGCAGGCGCACATCGACCTGTATGTGAACGACTTTTCGCGCGACGTGGGCGAGGAAGGCGAGCGGGCCGTGCGCGAGTTGTACCGCCGGGCGGTGGCGGTGGGGGCGGCGCGGCCCTCGAACCTTCCCCTTTTCGTGCAGGAATGA
- a CDS encoding ABC transporter ATP-binding protein produces the protein MTQPPPETPAPALDVRGLHKRYGRHSVLHDIDLAVTPGEVYALTGPNGAGKSTLIRTVTGLAFPTSGTVRLCGRDVHHDGPRARAALGAVVEAPARFHPEFTGTQNLRMHAGLAAMAPGAERPDMARIREVLALLELTRMADRRVGEYSLGQRQRLGVASAILARPRVLILDEPTSGLDALGIGLIHRIVTDLAADGCAVLLSTHHLREIATYAHRVGILTGGRLVDTVDLRSRQAAYRFRVGDPAGAAEWLRRLPFVSGVGTRTPYALAHLGDDARVPDALAHLSQGGFRVLEAAPDHFDLYEYYRERVEVAV, from the coding sequence GTGACCCAGCCTCCCCCCGAAACGCCCGCCCCTGCCCTGGACGTGCGCGGCCTGCACAAGCGGTACGGACGCCACAGCGTCCTGCACGACATTGACCTCGCGGTGACTCCCGGCGAGGTCTACGCGCTGACCGGTCCCAACGGTGCGGGCAAGAGCACCCTGATTCGCACGGTGACGGGGCTGGCCTTTCCGACCTCGGGGACGGTGCGGCTCTGCGGGCGCGACGTGCACCACGACGGCCCGCGGGCTCGCGCCGCGCTGGGGGCAGTGGTGGAGGCCCCGGCCCGCTTCCACCCCGAGTTCACCGGCACCCAGAACCTGCGGATGCACGCGGGCCTCGCGGCGATGGCGCCGGGGGCCGAGCGGCCGGACATGGCCCGCATCCGCGAGGTGCTCGCGCTGCTGGAACTCACCCGCATGGCCGACCGCCGGGTCGGGGAGTACTCGCTGGGGCAGCGGCAACGGCTGGGGGTGGCGAGCGCGATTCTGGCCCGGCCCCGCGTGCTGATCCTCGACGAGCCGACAAGCGGGCTGGACGCGCTGGGCATCGGCCTGATCCACCGCATCGTGACCGACCTGGCGGCGGACGGCTGCGCGGTCCTGCTGAGCACCCACCACCTGCGCGAGATCGCCACCTACGCGCACCGGGTCGGCATCCTGACGGGCGGGCGGCTGGTGGACACGGTGGACCTGCGCTCAAGGCAGGCGGCCTACCGCTTCCGGGTGGGGGACCCCGCTGGGGCCGCCGAGTGGCTGCGGCGCCTCCCGTTCGTCAGTGGAGTGGGCACCCGCACGCCCTACGCGCTGGCGCACCTCGGGGACGACGCGCGGGTGCCCGACGCGCTCGCGCACTTGAGCCAGGGCGGATTCCGGGTGCTGGAGGCCGCCCCCGACCACTTCGACCTGTACGAGTACTACCGCGAACGGGTGGAGGTGGCGGTATGA
- a CDS encoding superoxide dismutase family protein — translation MKLQTKRLLTLGALALGAAVAGGAGAPMTMAPASMPLSATAALRDPAGQVLGTARFVQQGMGVQVTVEVRGLTPGQHGMHVHEYGRCTPGVDEATNTTVPFGGAGGHFDPGMSKNHDDPQAPNKYGHGGDAPMLNVGADGVGRASFTTNKFSLTGMNGALNRTLVIHARPDDYKSDPAGMSGARERCGVITRDNFTATDYTLPGAQDFPEGVAYDARRGVIYTGSAVNGTIYAINAATGAVSKFQEGGALGRQAALGLKVDAQGRLWIAGGAQGTVSILTPDGMTLKVLETPKSPNPFVNDLTPAPDGNVYVTDSNRPVIFRVDRNLNLTAWLNLAGTPIKYGPGVNLNGIVPTPDGRSLLAVQTNTGELWRIDLRTKAVRRVMTGLMNGDGLLLDGRTLYVTRNKDQVVSKVSLSADYGTGQMVAEEPLRGLRFPATLAMVGGDLVVTQAQLDRNMAGIPPETPFRLTRFGKF, via the coding sequence ATGAAGCTCCAGACCAAGCGGCTCCTGACCCTGGGCGCCCTCGCGTTGGGCGCGGCAGTGGCGGGCGGGGCGGGCGCCCCCATGACGATGGCCCCGGCGAGCATGCCCCTCAGCGCGACCGCCGCCTTGCGTGACCCCGCCGGGCAGGTGCTGGGCACCGCCCGCTTCGTCCAGCAGGGGATGGGCGTGCAGGTCACCGTGGAGGTGCGCGGCCTGACGCCGGGCCAGCACGGGATGCACGTCCACGAGTACGGGCGCTGCACCCCCGGCGTGGACGAGGCGACGAACACCACCGTCCCCTTCGGTGGGGCGGGCGGGCACTTCGACCCCGGCATGAGCAAGAACCACGACGACCCGCAGGCCCCCAACAAGTACGGCCACGGCGGCGACGCCCCGATGCTGAACGTGGGCGCCGACGGGGTGGGCCGCGCGAGCTTCACGACCAACAAGTTCAGCCTGACGGGGATGAACGGGGCGCTGAACCGCACCCTGGTCATTCACGCCCGCCCCGACGACTACAAGTCCGACCCGGCGGGCATGTCCGGAGCGCGGGAACGCTGCGGCGTGATCACGCGCGACAATTTCACGGCGACCGACTACACCCTGCCCGGCGCCCAGGACTTCCCCGAGGGCGTGGCCTACGATGCCCGCCGGGGCGTGATCTACACCGGCAGCGCCGTGAACGGCACGATCTACGCGATCAACGCCGCGACCGGAGCCGTCAGCAAGTTCCAGGAAGGCGGGGCGCTGGGGCGTCAGGCCGCGCTGGGCTTGAAGGTGGACGCGCAGGGCCGCCTGTGGATCGCGGGCGGGGCGCAGGGCACGGTGAGCATCCTCACGCCCGACGGCATGACGCTGAAGGTGCTGGAGACGCCGAAGTCGCCCAACCCCTTCGTCAACGACCTCACGCCCGCCCCCGACGGCAACGTGTACGTCACCGACTCCAACCGCCCGGTGATCTTCCGGGTCGACCGCAACCTGAACCTCACGGCGTGGCTGAACCTCGCCGGGACGCCCATCAAGTACGGCCCCGGCGTGAACCTCAACGGCATCGTCCCCACCCCCGACGGGCGCTCACTGCTGGCGGTGCAGACGAACACGGGTGAGCTGTGGCGCATCGACCTGCGGACGAAGGCCGTGCGCCGGGTGATGACGGGCCTCATGAATGGCGACGGCCTGCTGCTGGACGGCCGGACCCTCTACGTCACGCGCAATAAGGATCAGGTCGTGAGCAAGGTCAGCCTCTCGGCGGACTACGGCACGGGTCAAATGGTCGCGGAGGAACCCCTGCGCGGCCTTCGCTTCCCGGCGACGCTGGCGATGGTCGGGGGTGACCTCGTGGTGACGCAGGCGCAGCTTGACCGCAACATGGCGGGGATTCCGCCCGAGACGCCGTTCCGGTTGACGCGCTTCGGCAAGTTCTAA
- a CDS encoding DUF6174 domain-containing protein, which yields MTLLRRGMLGTVAGLLIVAGAAQAGGGGAPPSRQVVCAPGYVRPDFAALERELAAARARWAGARPPTYWYDFEQVAAPVMFPPVRVAVGGGAVREVLPLVTDGGSPPPLAPATVEDRFEQIAQTLILVRRQPCPVVEAEYDLRLGYPTRLYSGSGEANIADGWGEWRVTNFSLLAEALPGRP from the coding sequence ATGACACTTCTGCGCCGGGGGATGCTGGGAACCGTGGCCGGGCTGCTGATCGTGGCGGGTGCGGCCCAGGCGGGGGGCGGGGGAGCGCCGCCTTCCCGGCAGGTGGTGTGCGCTCCCGGCTACGTGCGGCCCGACTTCGCCGCATTGGAGCGGGAACTGGCGGCGGCGCGGGCGCGGTGGGCTGGAGCGCGGCCTCCCACCTACTGGTATGACTTCGAGCAGGTGGCTGCCCCGGTGATGTTCCCGCCCGTGCGGGTGGCCGTCGGGGGCGGCGCGGTGCGGGAGGTCCTCCCGCTGGTCACGGACGGCGGCTCACCGCCTCCGCTGGCCCCCGCCACGGTGGAGGACCGCTTTGAGCAGATCGCGCAGACCCTCATTCTGGTTCGTCGCCAGCCCTGCCCAGTTGTAGAGGCCGAGTACGACCTGAGACTGGGCTACCCCACCCGGCTCTACAGCGGCAGCGGAGAAGCCAATATCGCCGACGGCTGGGGCGAGTGGCGGGTCACCAACTTCTCCCTCCTGGCCGAGGCGCTTCCTGGCAGGCCCTGA
- a CDS encoding NUDIX hydrolase produces MNEGGAGSGDTQVIYDGHIVRLEKLEGKWEVIRHADAVAVLALNDRGEMLLVRQLRRAIGGVTLEAPAGLIDEGETPEQAARRELQEEVGLDGEMTLLTRFYSSPGFCDELLYVFAAENLRESRLPHDEDEEIEVVWMAPGAVLDGLRDGTLHGSASTVAAALYGLQRLAERRS; encoded by the coding sequence ATGAACGAGGGTGGGGCGGGGAGCGGGGACACGCAGGTCATCTACGACGGCCATATCGTGCGGCTGGAGAAGCTGGAGGGCAAATGGGAGGTCATCCGGCACGCCGACGCGGTGGCGGTGCTGGCGCTGAATGACCGGGGCGAGATGCTGCTGGTGCGCCAACTCCGGCGGGCCATCGGCGGGGTGACCCTCGAAGCCCCGGCGGGCCTGATCGACGAGGGCGAGACGCCCGAGCAGGCCGCCCGCCGCGAGTTGCAGGAGGAGGTGGGCCTCGATGGCGAGATGACCCTGCTGACCCGCTTCTACTCCAGCCCCGGCTTCTGCGACGAGCTGCTGTACGTGTTCGCCGCCGAGAACCTGCGCGAGAGCAGGCTCCCCCACGACGAGGACGAGGAGATCGAGGTCGTATGGATGGCGCCGGGCGCGGTCTTGGACGGCCTGAGGGACGGCACCCTGCACGGCAGCGCGAGCACGGTGGCGGCGGCCCTCTACGGCCTTCAACGCCTCGCGGAGCGGCGCTCATGA
- the ribF gene encoding riboflavin biosynthesis protein RibF, which yields MKTYVSPSGRPDTETVVAVGSFDGVHLGHQALLAQLKERGRVHRVPTVVYTFDPPTRVLTQGVEFLSTLPEKLALLARYGIDETIAVPFTREFAARPKDAFLEDLRALRPRSLVVGEDFHFGRGRAGGVDDLRGVTRDVVTVPMHQLGGDDIKSTRIREYLRGGDVEGARRLLGRHYDAQGVVVPGDKLGRQLGWPTANIQVPEGKALPLGVYAVIAITERGPGNQQRHHGVANVGFRPTVNGTERRFEVHFLDFNGNLYGEEVGVKFFARLRGEQKFSGLDELKAQIQRDAQAAREALRDVE from the coding sequence ATGAAAACCTACGTCTCCCCCAGTGGGCGCCCCGACACCGAGACGGTGGTGGCGGTCGGCTCCTTCGACGGGGTGCATCTGGGGCACCAGGCCCTGCTCGCGCAGCTCAAGGAGCGGGGGCGGGTGCACCGGGTCCCCACGGTGGTCTACACCTTTGACCCGCCCACCCGCGTGCTGACCCAGGGGGTCGAGTTCCTGTCCACGCTCCCCGAAAAGCTCGCGCTGCTGGCCCGCTACGGCATCGACGAGACCATCGCCGTGCCTTTTACCCGCGAGTTCGCCGCCCGGCCCAAGGACGCCTTTCTGGAGGACCTGCGGGCGCTGCGGCCCCGCTCGCTCGTGGTGGGCGAGGACTTTCACTTCGGGCGCGGGCGGGCGGGGGGCGTCGATGACCTGCGCGGGGTCACCCGCGACGTGGTGACGGTGCCCATGCACCAGCTCGGCGGCGATGACATCAAGAGCACCCGCATCCGCGAGTACCTGCGCGGGGGCGACGTGGAGGGTGCCCGCCGCCTGCTGGGTCGCCACTACGATGCGCAGGGGGTGGTGGTCCCCGGCGACAAACTCGGCCGTCAGCTCGGCTGGCCCACCGCCAACATTCAGGTGCCGGAGGGCAAGGCGCTCCCCCTCGGCGTCTACGCGGTCATCGCCATCACCGAGCGCGGACCAGGCAATCAGCAGCGCCATCACGGGGTTGCCAACGTGGGCTTCCGCCCCACCGTGAATGGGACCGAGCGCCGTTTCGAGGTGCATTTCCTCGATTTCAACGGGAACCTCTACGGCGAGGAGGTGGGCGTCAAGTTCTTCGCCCGATTGCGCGGGGAACAGAAGTTCAGCGGCCTGGACGAACTGAAGGCGCAGATTCAGCGGGATGCCCAGGCGGCGCGGGAGGCGCTGCGGGACGTGGAGTAG
- a CDS encoding roadblock/LC7 domain-containing protein, with the protein MIEPSLALYGDAFERVDQHLEELLGATGVRYCLLVDRKGFVLSHKEALWAPRPPALDSVATLVASNAAATAALANMLGERTFSEQIHQGEQGTLYVESVGDSALLTLIFDVSVPLGRVKVHTKKTIAQVAAILTELEAAPPVQFSDDFSNGANALLDDLFG; encoded by the coding sequence ATGATTGAACCTTCTCTCGCCCTGTACGGCGACGCGTTCGAGCGGGTCGACCAGCATCTGGAAGAGTTGCTGGGCGCCACAGGCGTCCGCTACTGCCTGCTGGTGGACCGCAAGGGCTTCGTGCTCTCGCACAAGGAGGCGCTGTGGGCGCCCCGGCCCCCCGCGCTCGACAGCGTCGCCACCCTGGTCGCCTCCAACGCCGCCGCCACCGCCGCCCTGGCGAACATGCTGGGCGAGCGCACCTTCAGCGAGCAGATTCACCAGGGCGAGCAGGGCACCCTGTACGTCGAATCGGTGGGCGACTCCGCGCTGCTGACCCTGATTTTCGACGTGTCGGTGCCGCTGGGCCGCGTCAAGGTGCACACCAAGAAGACCATCGCGCAGGTCGCGGCGATCCTCACCGAGTTGGAGGCCGCGCCACCCGTGCAGTTCAGCGACGACTTCTCGAACGGGGCCAACGCCCTGCTTGACGACCTGTTCGGCTAA
- a CDS encoding ABC transporter permease has product MTLFALELRKLLRRRSARLGLLVCFLLPLLWPWAPRVEALFGVELVSGWQLPAVSLGVLVQFLLPLFIAVTCAELIGSEVSGGTLAPLLLRPVNRTRVLTGKLLVALLYPLLLVLATVTGSLLAGLFLGLGPFTGGTGLGPGFFQGVGTLTPGQALGQVFRASLLAAIMLLPVASLAVLFGVLYLNTAAAALATLATLNILRLFAVFPEWVQRLLPTTHFDLYARQTDVASGLILLLIYTAGFGVLAALAFERRDV; this is encoded by the coding sequence ATGACCCTCTTCGCGCTGGAACTTCGCAAGCTGCTCAGGCGGCGCAGCGCCCGGCTGGGGCTGCTGGTGTGCTTCCTTCTGCCGCTGCTGTGGCCCTGGGCGCCCCGCGTGGAGGCCCTCTTCGGGGTCGAACTCGTCAGCGGGTGGCAGCTTCCGGCGGTCAGCCTGGGCGTGCTGGTGCAGTTTCTGCTGCCCCTCTTTATCGCGGTGACGTGCGCGGAACTCATCGGGTCGGAGGTCAGCGGGGGCACGCTCGCGCCGCTGCTGCTGCGGCCGGTCAACCGCACCCGCGTGCTGACGGGCAAGCTGCTTGTCGCGCTGCTCTACCCGCTGCTGCTGGTGCTGGCGACGGTGACGGGGTCGCTGCTCGCGGGCCTCTTCCTGGGGCTGGGGCCGTTCACCGGGGGGACCGGGCTGGGGCCGGGGTTCTTTCAGGGTGTGGGAACGCTGACGCCGGGGCAGGCGCTGGGGCAGGTGTTCCGCGCCTCGCTCCTGGCCGCGATCATGCTGCTGCCCGTCGCCAGCCTCGCGGTGCTGTTCGGGGTGCTGTACCTCAACACCGCCGCCGCCGCGCTCGCCACGCTGGCGACCCTGAACATCCTGCGCCTGTTCGCCGTCTTTCCCGAGTGGGTGCAGCGGCTGCTGCCCACCACCCACTTCGACCTGTACGCCCGGCAGACGGACGTGGCCTCGGGGCTGATCCTGCTGCTGATCTATACGGCGGGCTTCGGGGTGCTGGCGGCGCTGGCGTTCGAGCGGCGGGACGTGTAG
- a CDS encoding GNAT family N-acetyltransferase, translated as MIRSATAQDAALLAHLHDRARADWPDFSPESPEGVESAITEDGMEYLLLGGHAAACLYADRASGYGFLDFPYADAPDADALVRAALERLAGLRVECPLPGERTWEAQLLASHGFRPGRTQRRMVHRDLAGVGVPVLPPDADLVQPSHDEVEALHDLTFRGVRKLAGWRTDPEIFPALGLRVDGKLAGYALTSAHGGFSWLWELAVHPDFRRRGLGRALTELALGQLREAGASEVHLYVNDDHDQHAPTLYEEAGFRLHRLTIRHFRQP; from the coding sequence ATGATTCGCTCCGCGACCGCGCAGGACGCCGCGCTCCTCGCCCACCTGCACGACCGGGCACGGGCAGACTGGCCCGACTTTTCCCCAGAGTCGCCGGAGGGGGTCGAGTCGGCCATCACCGAGGACGGAATGGAATACCTGCTGCTGGGAGGCCACGCCGCTGCCTGCCTGTATGCGGACAGGGCGAGCGGGTACGGCTTTCTGGACTTCCCCTATGCGGACGCGCCCGATGCTGACGCCCTGGTGCGGGCCGCGCTGGAACGCTTGGCGGGCCTGCGGGTGGAGTGTCCTCTGCCGGGTGAACGGACGTGGGAAGCGCAACTGCTGGCCTCGCATGGCTTCCGCCCTGGGCGCACGCAGCGCCGCATGGTTCACCGTGATCTGGCCGGGGTGGGCGTGCCCGTCCTTCCACCGGATGCCGACCTCGTTCAGCCTAGCCACGACGAAGTTGAAGCCCTGCATGATCTGACGTTCAGAGGGGTTCGCAAGCTGGCCGGGTGGCGCACCGACCCGGAGATCTTTCCTGCTCTCGGCCTGAGAGTGGACGGCAAGCTGGCGGGCTACGCGCTAACCTCCGCCCACGGCGGCTTTTCCTGGCTCTGGGAACTCGCGGTGCACCCGGACTTTCGTCGGCGGGGACTGGGCCGCGCTCTGACCGAGCTGGCACTGGGGCAACTTCGGGAAGCCGGGGCAAGCGAAGTTCACCTGTACGTCAACGACGATCATGACCAGCACGCGCCCACGCTGTACGAGGAGGCAGGCTTTCGCCTCCACCGCTTGACCATCCGCCACTTTCGTCAACCGTAA
- a CDS encoding metallophosphoesterase: MPPVRLAVIADIHGNADALRAVLADARAQGAEHVLVNGDVVNRGPDSVEALSLLLSREDVTFTLGNHDDLVRLWHGRSETLPGDWFTDPFWGATDWTATELDRAGLLDVPGNWPMTRTLEVPGLPPVLVAHGTPADYRESLSERTDPRRVAELAGGAGVLVGSHIHRPARAERGGVLVLNTGAAGTPMDGDPRAQYLLLTAAPGGWVPELRRVPYDRSGVLRRFETSGLLHTGVSAEIFRDEVLTARSLYTPYWIWTEEGGLPRDAATWAAFRQGVES; this comes from the coding sequence ATGCCCCCCGTGCGCCTCGCCGTCATCGCGGACATTCACGGAAATGCCGACGCGCTGCGGGCGGTGCTGGCCGACGCGCGGGCGCAGGGGGCCGAGCATGTCCTCGTCAACGGCGACGTGGTGAACCGGGGGCCGGACTCGGTGGAGGCCCTCTCGCTGCTGCTCTCGCGGGAGGACGTGACCTTTACCCTGGGCAACCACGACGACCTCGTGCGGCTGTGGCACGGGCGCTCGGAGACGTTGCCGGGCGACTGGTTCACCGACCCCTTCTGGGGCGCGACCGACTGGACGGCGACCGAGCTGGACCGCGCCGGACTGCTGGACGTGCCGGGGAACTGGCCCATGACCCGCACCCTGGAGGTGCCCGGCCTCCCGCCCGTCCTCGTCGCCCACGGTACTCCCGCCGACTACCGCGAGAGCCTCAGCGAGCGCACCGACCCCCGGCGGGTGGCCGAACTGGCGGGCGGGGCGGGCGTGCTGGTCGGATCGCACATCCACCGCCCGGCGCGGGCCGAGCGGGGCGGGGTCCTCGTCCTGAACACCGGGGCCGCCGGAACCCCGATGGACGGCGACCCCCGTGCCCAGTACCTCCTGCTGACCGCCGCGCCGGGGGGCTGGGTGCCCGAGCTGCGGCGGGTGCCCTACGACCGCTCCGGGGTGCTGCGCCGCTTCGAGACGAGCGGGCTGCTGCATACCGGCGTCAGCGCCGAGATCTTCCGCGACGAGGTCCTCACCGCCCGCAGCCTCTACACGCCCTACTGGATCTGGACGGAGGAGGGGGGCCTGCCCCGCGACGCCGCGACGTGGGCGGCGTTCCGGCAGGGCGTGGAGAGCTGA
- a CDS encoding ATP/GTP-binding protein codes for MSTINFAAREINCKIVYYGPGMSGKTTNLKHVFSKVPGHLRGEMVSLATEDERTLFFDFLPLDLGTVQGFKTRFHLYTVPGQVFYNASRKLILRGVDGIVFVADSSPNRLRANAESMRNLRENLAEHGIDVRDVPIVLQINKRDIEGALPTEMIRAVVDPKKELILFEATAHNGGGVFETLKSVSKLVLDRLSQNK; via the coding sequence ATGAGCACCATCAACTTCGCGGCCCGCGAGATCAACTGCAAGATCGTCTATTACGGCCCCGGCATGTCCGGCAAGACGACCAACCTCAAGCACGTCTTTTCCAAGGTGCCCGGTCACCTGCGCGGCGAGATGGTCAGCCTTGCCACCGAGGACGAGCGCACCCTCTTCTTCGACTTCCTGCCGCTGGACCTGGGCACCGTGCAGGGCTTCAAGACGCGCTTTCACCTGTACACCGTGCCAGGACAGGTCTTCTACAATGCCAGCCGCAAGCTGATCCTGCGCGGGGTGGACGGCATCGTCTTCGTGGCCGACTCGTCCCCCAACCGCCTGCGGGCCAACGCCGAGAGCATGCGCAACCTGCGCGAGAACCTCGCCGAGCACGGCATCGACGTGCGTGACGTGCCCATCGTCCTCCAGATCAACAAGCGCGACATCGAGGGAGCACTGCCCACCGAGATGATCCGCGCGGTGGTGGACCCCAAAAAGGAACTGATTCTCTTTGAGGCGACCGCACACAACGGCGGCGGCGTGTTCGAGACCCTCAAGAGCGTGAGCAAGCTGGTGCTGGACCGGCTGTCGCAGAACAAGTAA
- a CDS encoding sorbosone dehydrogenase family protein has protein sequence MHKPMLAALTVALGTLGAALAQGSASPTGPGPAQTTIPTPRPLPAPEPPVTVTATRNEPRALGFTPDKLARLKVPAGFQIKVMATNLGNARMMHVMPDGGIYLTRRGQNDIWYLKDVNKDGLFDAGERRMVAQNLKLVHGLDVRQGKLYAVGEKTIWVMDMSRDGGLSVPRVFADGFPDAGQHPARSLKWGPDGYLYASFGSTNNDAPTQNPEEATILRIRPDGQWREVYARGLRHTVGFGWHPVTGTMYGLDMSMDWHGDDLPPEELNVIQRGRNYGWPFCYADRRPDPYTNTSQIPGKITKAEYCDLTQGSLLTYTAHASPIALNFYTATQFPAEYRNDAFVAFRGSWNRSAPSGYEIGRINFDAQNRPTAIEPFVTGFVYEEGGEWKQFGRVAGVATYTDGSLLFTDDQSGVIYRVLYTGGQ, from the coding sequence ATGCACAAGCCCATGCTCGCTGCCCTGACGGTCGCGCTCGGAACCCTGGGGGCGGCCCTGGCCCAGGGGTCGGCCTCGCCCACCGGCCCCGGCCCCGCCCAGACGACGATTCCCACCCCGCGCCCGCTGCCCGCCCCCGAGCCGCCCGTCACCGTGACGGCCACCCGCAACGAGCCCCGCGCCCTGGGCTTCACACCCGACAAGCTCGCCCGGCTGAAGGTTCCGGCGGGCTTCCAGATCAAGGTGATGGCGACGAACCTCGGCAACGCGCGGATGATGCACGTGATGCCCGACGGCGGCATTTACCTGACGCGGCGGGGACAGAACGACATCTGGTACCTCAAGGATGTCAACAAGGACGGCCTCTTCGACGCGGGCGAGCGCCGCATGGTCGCGCAGAACCTCAAGCTGGTGCATGGGCTGGACGTACGGCAGGGCAAGCTCTACGCGGTGGGCGAGAAGACCATCTGGGTGATGGACATGAGCCGCGACGGGGGCCTCAGCGTGCCGCGCGTCTTCGCCGACGGCTTTCCCGACGCCGGGCAGCACCCCGCCCGCAGCCTGAAGTGGGGGCCGGACGGCTACCTCTACGCCTCCTTCGGCTCCACCAACAACGACGCCCCCACCCAGAACCCGGAGGAGGCGACCATCCTCCGTATCCGTCCCGACGGGCAGTGGCGCGAGGTGTACGCGCGGGGGCTGCGCCACACCGTCGGCTTCGGGTGGCACCCGGTCACGGGGACGATGTACGGCCTGGACATGAGCATGGACTGGCACGGCGACGACCTCCCGCCCGAGGAGCTGAACGTCATCCAGCGTGGGCGCAACTACGGCTGGCCCTTCTGCTACGCCGACCGCCGCCCCGACCCCTACACCAACACCAGCCAGATTCCCGGCAAGATCACCAAGGCCGAGTACTGCGACCTGACCCAGGGCAGCCTGCTGACGTACACGGCGCACGCCTCGCCCATCGCCCTGAACTTCTACACGGCGACCCAGTTCCCCGCCGAGTACCGCAATGACGCCTTCGTCGCCTTCCGGGGCTCGTGGAACCGCTCGGCCCCCAGTGGCTACGAGATCGGCCGCATCAACTTCGACGCGCAGAACCGGCCCACCGCCATCGAACCCTTCGTGACCGGCTTCGTGTACGAGGAAGGCGGAGAGTGGAAGCAGTTCGGGCGCGTGGCGGGCGTGGCGACCTACACGGACGGCAGCCTGCTCTTCACCGACGACCAGAGCGGCGTGATCTACCGCGTGCTGTACACGGGAGGCCAGTGA
- a CDS encoding GreA/GreB family elongation factor, whose translation MAEEVQMTAEGHQRLQETLDKERQRRDDAIAQIAAARDDAMDLEDRNLETAQIDLPSMEARILELEDVLARAVIVEGTPEQDGQITLGSLVVLRDDEHDRELEVRLVSAVEVDALAEGATQVSEDSPVGQALMGRRVGESFEVTQGERQLRYTVKSVG comes from the coding sequence ATGGCAGAAGAAGTGCAGATGACGGCGGAAGGCCACCAGCGCCTGCAGGAGACGCTCGACAAGGAACGCCAGCGCCGTGATGACGCCATCGCCCAGATCGCCGCCGCCCGTGACGACGCGATGGACCTTGAAGACCGCAACCTCGAAACCGCCCAGATTGACCTGCCCAGCATGGAGGCCCGCATTCTGGAGCTGGAGGACGTGCTGGCCCGCGCCGTCATCGTGGAGGGCACGCCCGAACAGGATGGGCAGATTACCCTCGGCTCCCTGGTGGTCCTGCGCGACGACGAGCATGACCGCGAATTGGAGGTGCGCCTCGTGAGCGCCGTCGAGGTGGACGCGCTCGCGGAAGGCGCCACCCAGGTCAGCGAGGACAGCCCGGTCGGGCAGGCGCTGATGGGCCGCCGGGTGGGGGAGAGCTTCGAGGTCACGCAGGGCGAGCGGCAGCTCCGGTACACCGTCAAGAGCGTGGGATAA